In Verrucomicrobiota bacterium, the genomic window GTGGAGTTCAGCACCCCATCACCCCATCACTCCATTACTCCACCGCTCCAGTTCCGGACCCTGCCATGATCCGCACGCTCTCGACCACGACTCGTGTCAGAGGCTTGCTGGTTTCTCCGCCTGCTCCCGGACCCGTCGGGGTCTGTCCGATGCGATCCAACACGCCGTGGCCACGGATGAGCTGGCCGAACGCCGTGTATTTCCCGTCGAGAAAACTCGCGTCGTCCAGGCAAATGAAAAACTGGCTGCCGGCCGAATCGGGCTCTTCGGATCGCGCCATGGAAATCACGCCTCGGAGATGGGGCCGGTCGTTGAACTCGGCTTTGATGGTGTAGCCCGGACCGCCCGTGCCGACCAACGGATCGTCCGTCCGGCTCAACGGGTCGCCTCCCTGAATCATGAAGCCTTTGACGATCCGATGGAACGTGGTGCCATCGTAAAAACCTTCCCGCGCCAGTTTCTTGAAATTCTCGACGGTCAGCGGCGCAACCTCCGGCCAAAACT contains:
- a CDS encoding peptidylprolyl isomerase; its protein translation is MSTINEVAAIQTTCGEMVIEFWPEVAPLTVENFKKLAREGFYDGTTFHRIVKGFMIQGGDPLSRTDDPLVGTGGPGYTIKAEFNDRPHLRGVISMARSEEPDSAGSQFFICLDDASFLDGKYTAFGQLIRGHGVLDRIGQTPTGPGAGGETSKPLTRVVVESVRIMAGSGTGAVE